From Bradyrhizobium symbiodeficiens, the proteins below share one genomic window:
- a CDS encoding PEP/pyruvate-binding domain-containing protein, with protein sequence MHIVRIGAGATALHSAEEIGAKAANLARMAALGLPVPPAFVLPVKLCADIISRHAHAEHRLRDGLKEGIAFLEDATGKRFGDRRQPLLVSVRSGAARSMPGMLDTVLNVGCTPDAVHGLIRATGRPRLAWDCRRRFLESFGETVLGLDADAFAVRIAELVGAEGADSDRELDSEALERLAGDEQVLVEDRADGWLDDADGQLEAAAQAVYRSWMSERAQTYRKLQQLEELQGTAVTVQAMVFGNGGLASGAGVAFSRDPSTGAPRPMIDLVLDAQGEDVVSGRRAPDTADAIARALPRTEAELADILKQLEREFTDVQDVEFTVEDGKLWILQTRAAKRTPRAAVRIAIDLVHEGLIAEDEALRRIEDIDLAGLTETRLVSPGKPATAGVGASGGIGIGRAAFDSESAQRLSAAGEPVILLRPDTSTADVAGFALAAGIVTAVGARTSHAALVARQMGKPCVVGCRELKIDPVAGRAQLAGALLCEDEWVTIDGDAGELHLGRCETVETRPEAELAEIAAWHSRSDLHKRRPRAASGSVSP encoded by the coding sequence ATGCATATCGTGCGTATCGGCGCCGGCGCGACGGCGTTGCATTCCGCCGAAGAGATCGGCGCCAAGGCCGCGAACCTCGCCCGGATGGCCGCGCTGGGCCTGCCGGTGCCGCCCGCTTTCGTGCTGCCGGTCAAGCTGTGTGCGGACATCATCTCCCGCCACGCCCACGCCGAACATCGTCTGCGCGACGGGCTCAAGGAAGGAATTGCGTTCCTGGAAGACGCGACCGGCAAGCGCTTCGGCGACCGACGGCAGCCGCTGCTGGTCTCGGTCCGCTCGGGTGCCGCCCGATCGATGCCGGGCATGCTCGACACCGTCCTCAATGTCGGCTGCACGCCGGATGCCGTGCACGGCCTGATTAGAGCGACCGGCCGGCCAAGGCTCGCCTGGGACTGCCGGCGCCGCTTCCTGGAGAGTTTCGGCGAAACCGTGCTCGGATTGGACGCCGACGCATTCGCCGTCCGCATCGCCGAACTGGTCGGAGCCGAAGGCGCCGACAGCGATCGCGAGCTCGACAGCGAGGCGCTGGAGCGGCTTGCCGGCGACGAACAGGTGCTGGTCGAGGATCGCGCCGATGGCTGGCTCGACGATGCGGACGGCCAGCTCGAGGCGGCAGCACAGGCCGTCTACCGGTCCTGGATGAGCGAGCGAGCCCAGACCTACCGGAAGCTCCAGCAGCTGGAAGAACTCCAGGGCACCGCGGTCACGGTACAGGCGATGGTGTTCGGCAATGGCGGGCTGGCCTCCGGCGCCGGCGTCGCCTTCTCGCGCGATCCTTCGACGGGAGCACCACGCCCGATGATCGATCTCGTGCTCGATGCGCAGGGCGAGGACGTCGTGTCCGGCCGCCGCGCGCCTGATACGGCCGACGCGATCGCGCGCGCATTGCCGCGAACCGAAGCCGAGCTTGCCGACATTCTGAAGCAGCTCGAGCGCGAGTTCACCGACGTCCAGGACGTCGAATTTACCGTCGAGGACGGCAAGCTCTGGATCCTCCAGACCCGGGCCGCCAAGCGCACCCCGCGCGCCGCGGTGAGGATCGCGATTGACCTCGTGCATGAAGGTCTGATCGCGGAGGACGAGGCCCTGAGGCGCATCGAGGACATCGATCTCGCCGGGCTCACGGAGACCAGGCTGGTTTCTCCCGGCAAGCCCGCAACCGCCGGCGTCGGAGCCTCCGGCGGCATCGGCATCGGACGCGCGGCGTTCGATTCCGAAAGCGCCCAGCGGCTATCGGCAGCGGGCGAGCCGGTCATCCTGCTGCGTCCCGATACCAGCACTGCCGATGTCGCAGGCTTTGCGCTGGCGGCGGGCATCGTCACGGCGGTCGGCGCGCGGACCTCGCATGCAGCGCTGGTGGCGCGCCAGATGGGCAAGCCTTGCGTGGTGGGCTGCCGCGAATTGAAGATCGATCCCGTCGCGGGGCGGGCTCAGCTCGCCGGTGCCCTGCTGTGCGAGGACGAATGGGTCACGATCGACGGCGATGCCGGAGAGCTTCATCTCGGACGCTGCGAGACGGTCGAGACGCGGCCCGAGGCCGAGCTTGCCGAGATCGCCGCGTGGCATTCGCGGTCCGACCTGCACAAGCGCCGCCCGCGCGCGGCAAGCGGCTCAGTGAGTCCCTGA
- a CDS encoding acetate/propionate family kinase, whose protein sequence is MPAPASLLVLNSGSSSIKFGLFDISAAEPILLCSGLLDEHEAKPRLAVKSTGGHVLFEKKREASDTDSGHLFADVLGFIEDQFGKGCLRAVGHRVVHGGPDYSGPVALTEEITAKLEALTPLAPLHQPRCLAPVRTIRAIQPALAQIACFDTAFHHSLAPPASRFAIPRRFEARGLRRYGFHGLSFEYVAGRLAGTAPDLAASRTVIAHLGNGASLCALRNGRSVDTTMGLTPLDGLVMGTRCGTIDPGVLLYLQQHEKMSAEAVQHLLYHESGLLGVSGLSSDMRTLLASREAAAGEAIDLFTFRAAQEIAVMSNSLQGLDCLVFTGGIGEHSKEIRSAIGERLAWLGVRIDPAANDAARERINQSGSAVDVFVIPTNEEITIARHSAALLRKQPTA, encoded by the coding sequence ATGCCGGCCCCGGCCTCACTTCTCGTCCTCAATTCGGGATCGTCGAGCATCAAGTTCGGCCTGTTCGACATCTCGGCGGCCGAGCCCATCCTGCTCTGCAGCGGCCTGCTCGACGAGCACGAGGCCAAGCCCCGGCTCGCTGTGAAAAGCACCGGAGGCCACGTCCTGTTCGAGAAGAAGAGAGAAGCGTCGGATACGGACAGTGGCCACCTGTTCGCCGACGTGCTCGGATTCATCGAGGACCAATTCGGCAAGGGCTGCTTGCGTGCCGTCGGCCATCGCGTCGTTCATGGCGGTCCGGACTACTCGGGTCCGGTCGCACTGACCGAAGAGATCACCGCGAAGCTGGAGGCACTGACGCCGCTGGCGCCGTTGCATCAGCCTCGCTGCCTCGCGCCGGTCCGCACCATCCGAGCGATCCAGCCCGCGCTGGCGCAGATCGCCTGTTTCGATACCGCCTTTCATCACAGCCTCGCGCCGCCCGCGAGCCGCTTCGCCATCCCGCGGCGCTTCGAGGCACGCGGCCTCCGGCGCTACGGCTTCCACGGGCTGTCGTTTGAATATGTCGCGGGCCGCCTTGCCGGAACCGCGCCGGACCTCGCAGCCAGCCGCACGGTCATCGCTCATCTCGGCAATGGCGCGAGCCTGTGCGCGCTGCGCAACGGCCGCAGCGTCGACACCACGATGGGACTGACGCCGCTCGATGGCCTCGTGATGGGCACACGCTGCGGCACGATCGATCCCGGCGTGCTGCTCTATCTGCAACAGCACGAGAAGATGTCGGCCGAGGCGGTGCAGCACCTGCTCTATCACGAGTCCGGCCTGCTCGGCGTCTCCGGGCTTTCGTCCGATATGCGCACGCTGCTCGCAAGCCGCGAGGCCGCTGCGGGCGAGGCGATCGATCTCTTCACCTTCCGCGCGGCTCAGGAGATCGCCGTGATGTCGAACTCCCTTCAAGGGTTGGACTGCCTCGTGTTCACCGGCGGCATCGGCGAGCACAGCAAGGAAATCCGCAGCGCGATCGGCGAGCGGCTCGCATGGCTCGGCGTGCGCATCGATCCAGCGGCCAACGACGCAGCGCGCGAGCGCATCAACCAAAGCGGCAGCGCGGTCGACGTCTTCGTCATTCCCACCAACGAAGAGATCACCATCGCGCGCCACAGCGCCGCGCTGCTGCGCAAGCAGCCTACTGCATGA
- a CDS encoding phosphoketolase family protein — protein MTNQQQSAAASSNLDLLDRYWRAANYLSVGQIYLLDNPLLREPLRPEHIKPRLLGHWGTTPGLNFIYAHLNRVISALDLSVLYVCGPGHGGPGMVANTYLEGSYSEIYPNIARDTDGLRKLFRQFSFPGGIPSHAAPETPGSIHEGGELGYALVHAYGAAFDNPDLIVACVVGDGEAETGPLAASWHSNKFLNPAHDGAVLPILHLNGYKIANPTVLGRMRDEEIRDLFHGFGHEPLFVEGDDPKLMHQAMADALDVAFASIRSIQQHARDGRKTVERPRWPMIVLRSPKGWTGPKEVDGKKVEGFWRAHQVPVAGCRENPAHLKILEDWMRSYEPEKLFDASGALMPELQALAPAGNRRMGANPHANGGLLKKELKLPDFRAFAVDVPRPGGTTGEATRELGKFLRDVIRLNAAERNFRIMGPDETASNRLDAVFEATERVWMEPIEPYDVHLAQKGRVMEVLSEHLCQGWLEGYLLTGRHGFFSCYEAFIHIVDSMFNQHAKWLKVTRHLPWRRPIASLNYLLTSHVWRQDHNGFSHQDPGFVDFVANKKADIVRIYFPPDANTLLWIADHCLRTYDRVNVIVAGKQPAPQWLSMEAAATHCDAGIGIWTWAGTEDSSSEPDLVMACAGDVPTLETLAAVDLLRKALPDLKIRIVNVVDLMTLQPKEQHPHGLSDRDFDSLFTRDKPVVFAYHGYPHLIHRLTYNRTNHAGLHVRGFIEEGTTTTPFDMVVLNELDRYHLAIEAIERVPGLATKAAAVKQQFRDKLIEHSRYIREHGEDMPEIRDWAWPGKTG, from the coding sequence ATGACAAATCAACAACAATCGGCCGCGGCAAGCAGCAACCTCGACCTCCTCGATCGCTACTGGCGCGCCGCGAACTACCTCTCCGTCGGGCAAATCTATTTGCTCGACAATCCGCTGCTGCGCGAGCCCTTGCGCCCCGAGCACATCAAGCCGCGTTTGCTCGGCCATTGGGGCACGACGCCCGGCCTGAACTTCATCTACGCCCATCTCAACCGTGTCATCAGTGCACTCGATCTCAGCGTGCTCTATGTCTGCGGCCCCGGCCATGGCGGGCCGGGCATGGTCGCCAACACCTATCTGGAAGGCAGTTACAGCGAGATCTATCCCAACATTGCCCGCGACACGGACGGATTGCGCAAGCTGTTCAGGCAGTTCTCCTTCCCCGGCGGCATTCCGAGCCATGCGGCACCGGAAACACCGGGCTCGATCCACGAGGGCGGCGAGCTCGGCTACGCGCTGGTGCATGCTTATGGCGCGGCGTTCGACAATCCCGACCTGATCGTCGCCTGCGTGGTCGGCGACGGCGAGGCCGAGACCGGCCCGCTCGCGGCGTCCTGGCACTCCAACAAGTTCCTCAACCCCGCTCATGACGGCGCGGTGCTGCCGATCCTGCACCTGAACGGCTACAAGATCGCCAACCCCACCGTGCTCGGGCGGATGCGCGACGAGGAGATCCGTGACCTGTTCCACGGCTTCGGCCACGAGCCGTTGTTCGTCGAGGGCGACGATCCCAAATTGATGCACCAGGCCATGGCGGACGCGCTCGACGTCGCGTTCGCCAGCATCCGTTCGATCCAGCAGCATGCCCGCGACGGCCGCAAGACTGTCGAGCGGCCGCGCTGGCCGATGATCGTGCTGCGCAGCCCCAAGGGCTGGACGGGTCCGAAAGAGGTCGACGGCAAGAAGGTCGAAGGCTTTTGGCGCGCGCATCAAGTCCCGGTGGCGGGCTGCCGCGAAAATCCGGCGCATCTGAAGATTCTCGAAGACTGGATGCGCAGCTACGAGCCCGAAAAGCTGTTCGACGCGAGCGGGGCGCTCATGCCCGAGCTTCAGGCGCTCGCGCCCGCGGGCAATCGCCGCATGGGTGCAAATCCGCACGCCAATGGCGGGCTATTGAAGAAGGAGCTGAAGCTGCCGGACTTCCGGGCATTCGCGGTGGACGTGCCGCGGCCCGGCGGCACGACGGGTGAAGCGACGCGCGAGCTCGGCAAGTTCCTGCGCGACGTCATTCGCCTCAACGCCGCCGAGCGCAACTTCCGCATCATGGGCCCGGATGAGACCGCGTCAAACCGACTCGATGCGGTGTTCGAGGCAACCGAGCGGGTATGGATGGAACCGATCGAGCCATATGACGTGCACCTCGCCCAGAAGGGACGCGTCATGGAGGTGCTGAGCGAGCATCTCTGCCAGGGCTGGCTCGAAGGCTACCTGCTCACCGGCCGCCACGGTTTCTTCTCGTGCTACGAGGCCTTCATCCACATCGTCGATTCCATGTTCAACCAGCACGCCAAATGGCTGAAGGTGACACGGCATCTGCCATGGCGGCGCCCGATCGCCTCGCTCAACTATCTGCTGACCTCGCATGTCTGGCGGCAGGACCACAACGGCTTCAGCCATCAGGATCCCGGCTTCGTCGACTTCGTCGCCAACAAGAAGGCCGATATCGTCCGTATCTATTTCCCGCCGGACGCCAATACGCTGCTCTGGATCGCCGATCACTGCCTGCGCACCTATGACCGCGTCAACGTAATCGTTGCCGGCAAGCAGCCCGCGCCGCAATGGCTTTCAATGGAGGCGGCCGCAACGCATTGCGATGCCGGCATCGGCATCTGGACCTGGGCCGGCACGGAGGATTCGAGCAGCGAGCCCGATCTGGTGATGGCCTGCGCCGGCGACGTCCCGACGCTTGAGACGCTCGCCGCGGTCGACCTCCTGCGCAAGGCGTTGCCCGATTTGAAGATTCGCATCGTCAACGTCGTCGACCTCATGACGCTGCAACCGAAGGAGCAGCACCCGCATGGTCTTTCCGATCGCGACTTCGACAGCCTGTTCACGCGCGACAAGCCGGTGGTGTTCGCCTATCACGGCTATCCCCATCTGATCCACCGGCTGACCTACAACCGCACCAACCATGCCGGCCTGCACGTGCGCGGCTTCATCGAAGAAGGCACCACGACCACTCCGTTCGACATGGTCGTGCTCAACGAACTCGACCGCTATCACCTCGCGATCGAAGCGATCGAACGGGTGCCGGGCCTTGCGACCAAAGCCGCGGCTGTGAAGCAACAGTTCCGCGACAAGCTGATCGAACATTCGCGCTACATTCGCGAGCATGGCGAGGACATGCCTGAGATCCGCGACTGGGCCTGGCCGGGCAAGACGGGCTGA
- a CDS encoding PA0069 family radical SAM protein, translated as MSPAASFHALKHPPVKAPSEPAGVDSDFPELGVAIDRARRRGRGAQSNASGRYEVEARVAFDDGWQSLEELPPFKTNVAVDTSRKVITRNESPDIGFDRSINPYRGCEHGCVYCFARPTHAYLGLSPGLDFESKLFVKPEAPALLEKELAATGYEPRMIAIGTNTDPYQPIERERKIMRGILEVLERAGHPVGIVTKSALVVRDIDILARMAKRNLAKVAISVTSLDPKLARTMEPRASTPPKRLEALKQLSDAGIPTTVMVAPVIPALNDSEIERILDAAAHAGVKEASYVLLRLPLEVRDLFREWLMANYPDRYRHVFTLIREMRGGRDYDAKWGERMKGTGPMAWTIGRRFEIACERLGLNKRRSKLTTDHFARPKRNGDQLSLF; from the coding sequence ATGAGTCCAGCAGCATCCTTTCATGCTCTCAAGCACCCGCCGGTCAAGGCGCCCTCCGAGCCGGCGGGTGTGGACTCTGACTTTCCAGAACTTGGCGTCGCCATCGACCGCGCGCGCAGGCGAGGGCGGGGTGCGCAGTCCAACGCGAGCGGCCGCTATGAGGTCGAGGCCCGTGTCGCCTTCGACGACGGCTGGCAGAGCCTGGAAGAGCTGCCGCCGTTCAAGACCAACGTCGCGGTCGACACCTCGCGCAAGGTGATCACCCGCAACGAGAGCCCCGATATCGGCTTCGACCGTTCGATCAATCCCTATCGCGGCTGCGAGCACGGGTGTGTTTATTGCTTCGCGCGGCCGACCCACGCCTATCTTGGCCTGTCTCCGGGGCTCGACTTCGAGTCAAAACTGTTCGTCAAGCCCGAGGCGCCGGCGCTGCTGGAGAAAGAGCTCGCCGCGACCGGCTACGAGCCGCGGATGATCGCGATCGGCACCAACACCGACCCCTATCAGCCGATCGAGCGCGAGCGAAAGATCATGCGCGGCATTCTGGAGGTGCTGGAGCGTGCCGGCCATCCCGTCGGCATCGTCACCAAATCGGCGCTGGTGGTGCGCGACATCGACATTCTCGCGCGCATGGCCAAGCGCAACCTCGCCAAGGTCGCGATCTCGGTCACCTCGCTCGATCCGAAGCTGGCGCGCACCATGGAGCCGCGGGCCTCGACGCCGCCGAAGCGGCTGGAGGCGCTGAAGCAGCTCTCGGATGCCGGCATCCCGACCACCGTGATGGTCGCGCCCGTGATTCCCGCGCTGAACGATTCCGAGATCGAGCGCATCCTCGATGCCGCCGCTCATGCCGGCGTCAAGGAAGCCTCCTATGTGCTGCTGCGGCTGCCGCTGGAGGTGCGCGATCTGTTCCGCGAATGGCTGATGGCGAACTATCCGGACCGCTATCGCCACGTCTTCACGCTGATCCGCGAGATGCGCGGCGGGCGCGACTACGACGCGAAATGGGGCGAGCGGATGAAGGGCACCGGACCGATGGCCTGGACCATCGGCCGCCGCTTCGAGATCGCCTGCGAACGGCTTGGTCTCAACAAGCGGCGCTCCAAGCTGACCACGGATCATTTTGCCCGGCCGAAGCGGAACGGCGATCAGCTCAGCCTGTTCTGA
- a CDS encoding VOC family protein: protein MSKPLQDPVPRLTVITLGVSDIRASIAFYDALGFSRRLKATGEAVAFYDTGGPVLALYPWDQLAADAQLPDDPRPAAFRGVTLAWNCATREEVDAVLAFALSKAAKLVKAAHETGYGGYSGYFADPDGHPWEVVVAPGIEVGKDRRVHLAE, encoded by the coding sequence ATGAGCAAGCCATTGCAGGACCCGGTGCCGCGGCTCACCGTCATCACGCTCGGCGTCAGCGATATCCGCGCCAGCATCGCGTTTTATGATGCCCTCGGCTTTTCGCGCCGGCTGAAGGCGACCGGCGAGGCGGTGGCGTTCTACGACACCGGCGGTCCGGTGCTCGCGCTGTATCCGTGGGATCAGCTTGCGGCCGACGCCCAGCTCCCGGACGATCCAAGGCCGGCGGCCTTCCGGGGTGTGACGCTCGCCTGGAACTGCGCCACGCGTGAAGAGGTGGATGCCGTGCTGGCCTTCGCCCTCAGCAAGGCGGCGAAACTGGTGAAGGCCGCGCACGAGACCGGTTACGGCGGTTATTCCGGTTATTTCGCCGACCCCGACGGCCATCCCTGGGAGGTCGTGGTCGCACCCGGTATCGAGGTCGGCAAGGATCGGCGGGTGCATCTGGCGGAGTAG
- a CDS encoding ribonuclease HII translates to MIRDKSAKTQAKDAPNKDAAKKAAPAKAGKAPAAKVAGKSAGKKGIIAIAPPSFRRERALIKRGVWPVAGCDEAGRGPLAGPVVAAAVILDPNRIPRGIDDSKRLTAEERERLFDKICATAQVSVAVASPSRIDRDNILRASLWALKRAVVALPEAPRHVFVDGRDRLDTPCNCEAVIGGDGIVLSIAAASIVAKVTRDRLMCALAQDCPGYGFEQHKGYGVPEHLDALNRLGPTVHHRRFFAPVAAARAKHMPWTVEPVQDLFGVTEVQVEASVEVDAGANL, encoded by the coding sequence ATGATTCGGGACAAGTCCGCCAAGACACAGGCCAAAGACGCGCCAAACAAGGACGCTGCGAAGAAGGCAGCGCCCGCCAAGGCCGGCAAAGCGCCTGCGGCCAAGGTGGCCGGCAAGAGCGCGGGCAAGAAAGGCATCATCGCGATCGCTCCCCCAAGCTTCCGCCGCGAGCGCGCGCTGATCAAGCGCGGCGTCTGGCCGGTCGCCGGCTGCGACGAAGCCGGCCGCGGGCCGCTCGCCGGGCCCGTGGTGGCTGCGGCCGTGATTCTCGACCCCAACCGCATCCCGCGCGGCATCGACGATTCCAAGCGTCTGACCGCGGAGGAGCGCGAAAGACTGTTCGACAAAATCTGCGCCACGGCCCAGGTCTCGGTCGCCGTCGCGTCGCCCTCGCGAATCGACCGCGACAACATATTGCGGGCCTCATTATGGGCGCTGAAGCGCGCCGTGGTGGCTCTGCCGGAGGCGCCGAGGCACGTCTTCGTCGACGGCCGCGACCGGCTCGACACACCTTGCAACTGCGAAGCCGTGATCGGCGGCGACGGCATCGTGCTGTCGATCGCCGCGGCCTCCATCGTCGCCAAGGTGACGCGCGACCGCCTGATGTGCGCGCTGGCGCAGGACTGCCCCGGCTACGGCTTCGAGCAACACAAGGGCTATGGCGTCCCCGAGCACCTCGATGCGCTGAACCGCCTTGGCCCCACCGTCCACCACCGCCGCTTCTTTGCCCCGGTCGCGGCCGCGCGTGCCAAGCACATGCCGTGGACGGTCGAGCCGGTGCAGGATTTGTTTGGGGTCACCGAGGTCCAGGTGGAAGCCAGTGTCGAGGTTGACGCCGGGGCAAATCTCTAA
- a CDS encoding glycosyltransferase family 39 protein: MRFTSLVIELIRARPRLIVWIAVLLQAAMWLFVALVFYRSPPGALATLLAFGREYQVGTDLGPPLPVWLADIAYRAAGGHMFGVYVLAELCEIATFITLYYLSRAVVGSQQAVLAVLLTMTVLAFSSSALDFGPLVLARPLWALLLLHSWQIIGQRRGNAWFAWSIEAGLLLLTTPAAIFLLLLLVVFAVSTAGGRRTLRALDPLFALIVVAVLALPYAVWLMRAETLVMPALPQVAELKARALQAAWLLGGLVLGAAAIPALTFLNTGLFAGKGEEPPIIYRPPVESLARNFVYFFALAPALGAVLISGLLGLDSVVGGAGVVLVMSGLAVVVAAGDLIAMRRARMLRMVWAAAVVAPAVGVVLAVLLLPWTGTGEIATSMPARAISDFFDESFARRTNHRLRAVAGETSLASLITLHSGRPHLFIDADPARTPWINQAKFSETGGVVVWRASDTAGTPPPDILKRFPGIVPEVPRAFEWLVTGRQQLLRVGWAIVRPKGT; encoded by the coding sequence ATGCGGTTTACCTCCCTGGTCATCGAGCTCATTCGCGCCCGGCCGCGGCTGATCGTCTGGATCGCCGTGCTGCTGCAGGCCGCGATGTGGCTGTTCGTCGCGCTGGTGTTCTATCGCAGCCCGCCCGGCGCCCTCGCGACGCTGCTGGCTTTCGGACGCGAATACCAGGTCGGCACCGATCTCGGCCCACCCTTGCCGGTCTGGCTCGCCGACATCGCCTATCGCGCCGCCGGCGGCCACATGTTCGGCGTCTATGTGCTGGCCGAGCTCTGCGAGATCGCGACCTTCATCACGCTCTACTACCTGTCCCGCGCCGTGGTCGGCTCGCAGCAGGCGGTGCTCGCCGTGCTCTTGACCATGACGGTGCTCGCCTTCTCCTCGTCGGCGCTCGACTTCGGCCCCCTCGTCCTGGCCCGGCCGCTCTGGGCGCTACTGCTGCTGCACTCCTGGCAAATCATCGGCCAGCGTCGCGGCAATGCCTGGTTCGCCTGGTCGATCGAGGCCGGTCTGTTGCTGCTGACGACACCCGCGGCGATCTTCCTGCTGCTGCTGCTCGTCGTCTTTGCGGTGTCAACCGCCGGCGGCCGCCGGACGCTGCGCGCGCTCGATCCGTTATTCGCGCTGATCGTCGTCGCGGTGCTGGCGCTGCCCTACGCGGTCTGGCTGATGCGCGCGGAGACGCTGGTGATGCCGGCCCTGCCGCAAGTCGCGGAGCTGAAGGCCCGAGCTCTGCAAGCGGCCTGGCTGCTCGGCGGCCTCGTGCTCGGTGCGGCCGCGATACCCGCGCTGACCTTCCTCAACACCGGCCTGTTCGCCGGCAAGGGCGAGGAGCCGCCGATCATCTATCGGCCGCCGGTCGAATCGCTCGCTCGCAACTTCGTCTATTTCTTCGCGCTGGCGCCTGCGCTGGGCGCGGTGCTGATCTCCGGCCTGCTCGGGCTCGACTCCGTCGTCGGAGGTGCTGGCGTCGTGCTGGTCATGTCCGGGCTTGCCGTGGTGGTTGCGGCCGGGGATCTCATTGCGATGCGCCGCGCGCGGATGCTGCGCATGGTGTGGGCCGCGGCCGTCGTGGCGCCGGCCGTGGGCGTCGTGCTCGCCGTCCTGCTGCTGCCCTGGACCGGCACCGGCGAGATCGCGACCTCGATGCCGGCGCGTGCGATCTCGGACTTCTTCGACGAGAGCTTTGCCCGCCGCACCAACCATCGCCTGCGCGCGGTGGCCGGCGAGACGTCGCTTGCAAGCCTGATCACGCTGCATTCCGGCCGGCCGCATCTCTTCATCGATGCCGACCCCGCGCGCACGCCGTGGATCAATCAGGCCAAATTCAGCGAGACCGGCGGCGTCGTGGTCTGGCGCGCCTCCGATACCGCCGGCACGCCGCCGCCGGACATCCTGAAGCGCTTTCCCGGCATCGTGCCGGAGGTGCCGCGCGCCTTCGAATGGCTGGTGACCGGTCGCCAGCAGCTGCTGCGCGTCGGCTGGGCCATCGTGCGGCCGAAGGGGACGTAG
- a CDS encoding uracil-DNA glycosylase → MIPEPAPTVRELLAFYLEAGVDCALAEEPIDRLAELDAPPPAPRVAPPVEAPRPVAAPATMRGEAAPAPDIAIASAREAARTAPTLEALRELMQSFEGCALKHTATRLVFADGNPQARIMFVGEAPGRDEDIEGLPFVGRSGKLLDLMMGAIGLNRSTAYIANVIPWRPPGNRTPTPQETQICLPFIQRQIELVNPDVLVTLGNPSTQTLLSTREGIMRTRGRWFDYETGARTIRALPTFHPAYLLRSPSYKRLAWQDLRAIAKVLAG, encoded by the coding sequence ATGATCCCCGAGCCCGCACCCACCGTCCGAGAGCTTCTCGCCTTCTATCTGGAGGCCGGGGTGGATTGCGCGCTCGCGGAGGAACCGATCGACCGCCTGGCGGAATTGGACGCCCCGCCGCCGGCTCCGCGCGTGGCGCCTCCGGTCGAGGCACCTCGCCCCGTCGCCGCCCCTGCGACCATGCGCGGCGAGGCCGCACCGGCGCCCGACATCGCGATCGCCTCCGCACGCGAAGCCGCGCGCACTGCGCCGACGCTGGAAGCGCTGCGCGAGCTGATGCAAAGCTTCGAGGGCTGCGCGCTGAAGCACACCGCGACGCGGTTGGTGTTCGCCGACGGCAATCCGCAGGCGCGCATCATGTTCGTGGGCGAAGCGCCGGGCCGCGACGAGGACATCGAGGGACTGCCCTTCGTCGGACGCAGCGGCAAGCTGCTCGATCTGATGATGGGAGCCATCGGCCTCAACCGCAGCACGGCCTACATCGCCAACGTGATTCCGTGGCGGCCGCCCGGCAACCGCACGCCGACGCCGCAGGAGACGCAGATCTGCCTGCCCTTCATCCAGCGCCAGATCGAGCTGGTGAATCCCGACGTGCTGGTGACGCTCGGCAATCCCTCGACGCAGACGCTGCTGTCGACACGCGAGGGCATCATGCGCACGCGCGGCCGCTGGTTCGACTATGAGACAGGGGCGCGCACCATCCGCGCGCTGCCGACGTTCCACCCGGCCTATCTGTTGCGCTCGCCGTCCTACAAGCGGCTGGCCTGGCAGGATCTGCGCGCGATCGCCAAGGTGCTGGCGGGATAG